One window of the Sulfitobacter alexandrii genome contains the following:
- the fghA gene encoding S-formylglutathione hydrolase, translating into MKTISENACFGGSQGVYTHASTTCNCDMTFGLFLPAEARDGPVPVLWYLSGLTCTHENAMTKAGAQGWAAEQGIALVFPDTSPRGDDVADDEAYDLGKGAGFYVNATEDPWKPHFRMWDYVAEELPALIGEQFAVDLDRQAITGHSMGGHGALTLAMSLPGRYRSVSAFAPIANPSASDWGKKQLGAYLGDDQAAWARHDATLLMAEKGFDGPVLIDQGASDQFLDLLKPEALAAAIAEKRQQATFRMQPGYDHSYFFVSTFMEDHVTFHAEALWSA; encoded by the coding sequence ATGAAAACGATCTCGGAAAACGCGTGCTTCGGCGGATCGCAGGGCGTCTACACGCATGCCTCGACCACCTGCAATTGCGACATGACCTTCGGGTTGTTCCTGCCCGCCGAGGCGCGGGACGGGCCCGTTCCCGTGTTGTGGTATCTGTCGGGCCTGACCTGCACCCATGAAAACGCCATGACGAAGGCCGGCGCACAGGGGTGGGCCGCCGAGCAAGGCATCGCGCTGGTCTTTCCCGATACCTCGCCCCGCGGGGACGACGTGGCCGACGATGAAGCCTATGACCTCGGCAAGGGTGCGGGGTTCTACGTGAACGCGACCGAGGATCCCTGGAAACCGCACTTCCGCATGTGGGACTACGTGGCCGAGGAATTGCCCGCGCTGATCGGGGAGCAGTTCGCCGTCGATCTGGACCGGCAGGCGATCACAGGCCATTCCATGGGCGGGCACGGCGCACTGACGCTGGCGATGAGCCTGCCGGGCCGCTACCGTTCCGTGTCGGCCTTTGCGCCCATTGCCAACCCCAGCGCCAGCGACTGGGGCAAGAAACAGCTTGGGGCCTACCTGGGCGACGATCAGGCCGCATGGGCGCGCCATGACGCGACCCTTCTGATGGCGGAAAAGGGCTTTGACGGTCCCGTGCTGATCGATCAGGGCGCATCGGACCAGTTCCTCGACCTGCTCAAGCCCGAAGCGCTGGCAGCCGCGATCGCCGAGAAGCGGCAACAGGCGACCTTCCGGATGCAGCCGGGATACGATCACAGCTACTTCTTCGTTTCCACCTTCATGGAAGATCACGTGACCTTCCACGCAGAGGCGCTCTGGTCAGCATGA
- a CDS encoding I78 family peptidase inhibitor: MKTPLALITAATLAACGPQPGGGEAARGNADGPDTCNAASYAGMIGQDAVVALSIPEPKRQYRLGDPVTMDFNPDRVNVVLDETDTIIDIKCG, translated from the coding sequence ATGAAGACACCATTGGCCTTGATCACGGCTGCGACGCTCGCGGCATGCGGACCTCAGCCCGGTGGCGGAGAGGCCGCCCGCGGCAATGCGGATGGCCCCGACACCTGCAACGCCGCATCCTATGCCGGCATGATCGGACAGGACGCTGTCGTGGCCCTTTCGATCCCCGAGCCGAAGCGCCAGTACCGGCTGGGCGACCCGGTGACGATGGATTTCAACCCGGATCGCGTGAATGTCGTGCTGGACGAAACCGACACGATCATCGACATCAAGTGCGGCTGA
- a CDS encoding TetR/AcrR family transcriptional regulator: MNAISSKVRKGRKYDQVLEGARTVFMADGFEGASVDEIARVAAVSKATLYSYFPDKRLLFLEVATAECVRQSEEAIKSIDMHAPPRAVLGQAGRHLLRFLTSTFGQQVFRICVAEADRFPELGQKFYATGPVVIRAEMMTYFKSAAARGELRIDDFPLAADQFGELCKADIWPRLVFGVIKSVSEAEMDRVVNGAVETFLARYGT; this comes from the coding sequence ATGAACGCCATCTCCTCCAAGGTCCGGAAGGGCCGCAAGTACGATCAGGTTCTCGAAGGCGCGCGCACCGTTTTCATGGCGGACGGATTCGAAGGGGCCAGCGTCGACGAGATCGCCCGCGTGGCCGCAGTGTCGAAGGCGACGCTCTACAGCTACTTTCCCGACAAGCGCCTGCTGTTCCTTGAGGTCGCCACCGCCGAATGCGTGAGGCAGAGCGAAGAGGCGATCAAGAGCATCGACATGCACGCGCCGCCTCGTGCGGTGCTGGGGCAGGCGGGGCGGCACCTGCTGAGGTTTCTCACGTCGACTTTCGGGCAGCAGGTGTTTCGCATCTGCGTCGCGGAAGCCGACCGGTTCCCCGAACTGGGTCAAAAGTTCTACGCCACGGGTCCGGTGGTGATCCGGGCCGAGATGATGACCTATTTCAAAAGCGCGGCGGCGCGGGGGGAATTGCGTATCGACGATTTTCCGCTGGCCGCCGACCAGTTCGGCGAACTGTGCAAGGCGGATATCTGGCCCCGTCTCGTCTTTGGCGTTATCAAGTCGGTCTCGGAGGCCGAGATGGACAGGGTTGTCAACGGCGCGGTGGAGACCTTTCTGGCCCGGTATGGCACGTGA